Proteins from one Ketobacter alkanivorans genomic window:
- a CDS encoding thiazole synthase, with protein MTDTTLKIGEREFQSRLLVGTGKYKDLEETRLAIEASGAEIVTVAVRRTNIGQNPDEPNLLDVLPPDRYTILPNTAGCYNAKDAVRTCRLARELLDGHNLVKLEVLGDEKTLFPNVVETLSACETLIKDGFDVMVYTSDDPIIAKELEQMGCVSVMPLAAPIGSGLGIRNPYNIRMILEEAKVPIIVDAGVGTASDAAIAMELGCHGVLMNTAIAAAQKPVLMASAMRKAIEAGREAYLAGRMPRKLYASASSPIEGTFF; from the coding sequence ATGACAGACACAACTCTCAAAATCGGGGAGCGCGAATTCCAGTCCCGCCTGTTGGTTGGCACCGGTAAATACAAGGATCTGGAAGAGACCCGTCTGGCGATTGAAGCCAGCGGTGCCGAAATCGTCACCGTAGCGGTGCGACGGACCAACATTGGGCAAAACCCTGATGAACCCAACCTGCTGGATGTACTGCCACCGGATCGTTACACCATTCTTCCCAATACGGCGGGTTGTTATAACGCCAAGGATGCCGTGCGTACCTGTCGTTTGGCGCGGGAGCTGCTGGACGGCCACAACCTGGTAAAGCTGGAAGTATTGGGCGACGAAAAAACCCTGTTCCCGAATGTCGTGGAAACCTTATCGGCCTGTGAAACCCTGATCAAAGATGGATTCGATGTGATGGTGTATACCTCCGACGACCCCATCATTGCCAAAGAGCTGGAGCAGATGGGATGTGTGTCGGTGATGCCGCTGGCTGCGCCCATTGGCAGTGGCCTGGGCATTCGTAACCCCTACAATATTCGCATGATTCTGGAAGAAGCCAAGGTGCCCATTATTGTCGATGCCGGAGTGGGAACCGCGTCGGATGCGGCCATTGCCATGGAGTTGGGCTGTCATGGTGTGCTGATGAATACGGCCATTGCTGCCGCCCAGAAACCCGTGTTGATGGCGTCGGCCATGCGCAAAGCCATTGAAGCGGGGCGTGAAGCCTACCTGGCAGGCCGTATGCCGCGGAAACTGTACGCCAGCGCATCCTCTCCTATTGAAGGCACCTTTTTCTAA
- the trmB gene encoding tRNA (guanosine(46)-N7)-methyltransferase TrmB: protein MTESDQPQRRLRSFVRRQGRLTEGQSRALDTLWQTYGLEVADGMLSFPDVFGNDGDVIVEIGFGNGTSLLEMAQTAPDKNFIGVEVHRPGVGKLINDAHHAGVTNVRTFCDDAIDVLQHNIPANSLAGVQLFFPDPWHKKRHNKRRIVQPEFAQKIRAKLKVGGYFHMATDWEPYAEHMMEVMSVAEGYDNQAGPNQYSPKPDYRPNTKFERRGERLGHGVWDLVFIKSS, encoded by the coding sequence ATGACTGAATCCGATCAGCCGCAGCGTCGCCTGCGCAGTTTTGTGCGTCGCCAAGGGCGTTTGACTGAAGGTCAGAGCCGGGCGCTGGATACCCTGTGGCAAACCTACGGGCTGGAAGTGGCCGATGGCATGTTGTCGTTCCCGGATGTGTTTGGTAATGACGGCGATGTGATCGTTGAAATTGGCTTTGGTAACGGCACCTCGTTGCTGGAGATGGCACAAACTGCCCCTGATAAAAATTTTATCGGCGTGGAGGTGCATCGCCCCGGTGTCGGTAAATTGATTAACGATGCTCATCACGCTGGCGTTACCAACGTCAGAACCTTCTGTGATGATGCCATCGATGTACTGCAGCACAATATTCCTGCTAACAGTCTGGCGGGTGTACAGCTATTCTTCCCAGACCCTTGGCATAAAAAGCGTCATAACAAGCGCCGCATTGTGCAGCCTGAGTTCGCCCAGAAGATCAGGGCTAAATTGAAGGTGGGTGGATACTTTCATATGGCCACGGATTGGGAGCCGTATGCCGAACACATGATGGAAGTGATGTCGGTGGCTGAGGGTTATGACAATCAGGCGGGGCCGAACCAATATTCCCCTAAACCCGATTATCGGCCCAATACAAAATTTGAGCGCCGTGGCGAACGGTTAGGCCATGGCGTATGGGATTTGGTGTTTATTAAATCGAGCTGA
- a CDS encoding TolB-like translocation protein: MHRILALVLCALLCAQAAWSYTPEDTAMLMPGPFQNWKTLETDHFRINYREHHLPFAQRLAAVAEKVYIKQTPRLQWEPKKKTEVVITDTYDGSNGGATVLPFNRFFIFMNAPVEGELLDNAPWIEQVFTHEFVHILHLDQSSGGQTTLRNIFGRFFFAFPQIFSPAWVSEGLAVYEETDASKQFGRGQSAYYDAMMRAEYLNGFRSFSQLSYQGYWGTDWPSGQVYLYGYYFFEFLHAEYGEQKAFEYLQNWNSNIIPWRMQSRAKRVFGLSAEGLWNQFQAYLTKKFEQEMVSLPVVDYTPVVETGRINGNPVWMADGSFYYYREDGRRHPTLQHIDADGNEVQVAEVIEYQQIDVHPQAGVLLSRHTVCNNVDVFADLYRLQDNGAWKRITECGRYPRAAWAHSGERIAAVHTDRGLSQIAILDGRGTLLQLLKPLAAGEVIGHIDWSPDDKKLVAAVRREATGWNLEVLDVERDLWTPLTRNDHLEQRPRFSTDGKWVYFISDQKGMMNVRRMRLQDGQVQTVSRTQTAIVDYSVNADQSSVRVAEYTAQGVVIREQALQSWGDTYAGLWKDRAKVKSIVNQPDYSAEAFTDISDYSPLDTLAPTSWFAFLYADSDDNNWIQFILQGQDVLGFHQWQLAPAYYFDKQEFGGSLSYVAYHRLALLAERELDTVREEAPGIPSVWRQETRYQAVWQQPINSFEGTFEVDFGMGKEDVKRIIDGYGEYDSYRDNFAGVSLNWSDYERYLHSISVENGRKVRLLAEQYDAFGDGYHDGSVYSLDWREYLSLFDNHVLALRAVLGKADDSAKAFQLGNELDELQTLGALIGFGRTGYTLRGYSDNQSQLAGTNLRLYSAEYRLPVGEWFDGYTVLPVGLGKAGLHLFVDHGAAWSAGQNKDYYTGIGAELRPDLLIGYSTLKLESTLGFAKGLDDEIGETTVYLRLGASF, translated from the coding sequence ATGCATCGCATACTGGCACTGGTTCTGTGCGCGCTGTTGTGCGCCCAAGCCGCGTGGAGCTATACCCCGGAAGACACAGCCATGCTGATGCCGGGCCCATTCCAGAATTGGAAAACCCTGGAAACCGATCACTTTCGCATTAACTATCGTGAACACCACCTGCCGTTTGCCCAGCGCCTGGCTGCGGTGGCAGAAAAGGTTTACATCAAACAGACTCCGCGCCTGCAGTGGGAGCCGAAAAAGAAAACCGAAGTGGTCATCACGGACACCTATGACGGATCCAACGGTGGCGCGACGGTTTTACCTTTTAATCGCTTTTTTATATTCATGAATGCGCCGGTAGAGGGAGAGCTGCTGGATAATGCGCCCTGGATCGAGCAAGTGTTCACCCATGAATTTGTCCACATTCTGCATCTTGATCAAAGCTCCGGTGGCCAGACCACGTTGCGTAATATTTTCGGACGCTTCTTTTTTGCGTTCCCCCAGATATTCAGTCCGGCCTGGGTATCAGAAGGGCTGGCAGTGTATGAAGAAACCGATGCCAGCAAACAGTTTGGTCGCGGTCAGAGCGCATACTATGACGCCATGATGCGGGCCGAGTACCTGAATGGTTTTCGCAGCTTCTCTCAGCTGAGTTATCAGGGCTATTGGGGCACCGATTGGCCCAGTGGTCAGGTGTATTTGTACGGTTATTACTTTTTCGAGTTCCTGCACGCAGAATACGGTGAACAAAAAGCCTTTGAGTACCTGCAGAACTGGAACAGCAATATCATTCCCTGGCGCATGCAGTCGCGGGCGAAAAGGGTCTTCGGCCTCAGTGCAGAAGGGCTGTGGAATCAGTTTCAGGCTTACCTGACGAAAAAGTTCGAGCAGGAAATGGTGTCTCTGCCGGTGGTGGATTACACGCCTGTGGTAGAAACCGGCCGCATTAATGGCAACCCGGTGTGGATGGCCGATGGCAGCTTTTATTATTATCGGGAAGATGGCCGTCGGCACCCCACGCTGCAACACATTGATGCAGATGGCAATGAAGTGCAGGTTGCCGAAGTAATCGAATACCAGCAGATTGATGTGCACCCCCAGGCGGGTGTGCTGTTGTCGCGGCATACGGTGTGCAACAACGTAGATGTGTTTGCTGATTTGTATCGCCTGCAGGATAACGGTGCCTGGAAACGCATCACCGAGTGCGGCCGCTATCCGCGCGCTGCCTGGGCACATTCTGGTGAGCGCATTGCAGCGGTTCACACCGATCGCGGTTTGTCACAGATTGCGATTCTGGACGGTCGTGGCACTTTGCTGCAATTGCTCAAGCCTTTGGCGGCCGGTGAGGTGATTGGCCATATCGACTGGTCACCGGATGATAAAAAACTGGTGGCAGCCGTGCGGCGTGAAGCCACCGGTTGGAACCTTGAAGTGTTGGATGTGGAGCGTGACCTGTGGACGCCGTTAACCCGTAACGATCATCTGGAACAGCGCCCCCGCTTTTCGACTGACGGTAAATGGGTGTATTTCATCTCGGATCAAAAAGGCATGATGAACGTGCGGCGCATGCGCCTGCAGGATGGTCAGGTGCAGACCGTATCCCGTACGCAGACTGCTATTGTGGATTATTCGGTTAATGCCGATCAGAGTTCGGTGCGGGTGGCAGAATACACCGCCCAAGGTGTTGTGATTCGAGAGCAGGCACTGCAATCCTGGGGTGATACGTACGCTGGTTTATGGAAAGATCGCGCAAAGGTGAAGTCGATCGTGAATCAGCCTGATTACAGCGCGGAAGCCTTCACTGATATTTCAGATTACTCACCTCTGGATACCCTGGCACCTACTTCGTGGTTTGCCTTCTTGTATGCAGACAGTGACGATAACAATTGGATTCAGTTTATTCTGCAGGGTCAGGATGTACTGGGTTTTCACCAGTGGCAGTTGGCTCCGGCTTACTATTTTGACAAACAAGAATTCGGCGGCAGTCTGTCTTATGTGGCATATCATCGTTTGGCGTTGCTGGCGGAACGGGAGCTGGATACGGTGCGAGAAGAAGCACCGGGCATCCCCAGCGTGTGGCGACAGGAAACCCGATACCAGGCTGTTTGGCAGCAGCCCATTAATAGCTTTGAAGGTACATTCGAAGTGGATTTTGGTATGGGTAAAGAGGATGTAAAACGGATTATTGATGGCTACGGCGAATACGATTCCTATCGGGATAACTTTGCCGGTGTATCACTTAACTGGTCTGATTACGAACGTTACCTGCATTCCATCAGTGTGGAGAATGGCCGCAAAGTGCGGCTGCTGGCAGAACAGTATGATGCCTTTGGTGACGGTTATCACGATGGCTCTGTGTACAGCTTGGATTGGCGTGAATACTTGAGCCTGTTCGATAACCATGTGTTGGCTTTGCGTGCGGTGCTGGGTAAAGCCGACGACAGTGCCAAGGCGTTTCAATTAGGTAACGAGCTGGATGAGTTGCAAACCCTGGGTGCGCTGATCGGGTTTGGTCGAACCGGTTATACCTTACGTGGCTATTCCGACAATCAGAGCCAGCTGGCCGGTACCAATCTGCGTTTGTATTCGGCTGAGTATCGCCTGCCGGTAGGGGAATGGTTTGATGGCTACACCGTGCTGCCGGTGGGGTTGGGCAAGGCGGGTTTGCATCTGTTTGTTGATCATGGCGCGGCCTGGAGCGCGGGTCAGAACAAGGATTACTACACCGGTATTGGTGCAGAGCTGCGGCCTGATCTGCTGATTGGCTATTCCACTCTTAAATTGGAAAGTACGTTGGGCTTTGCCAAGGGGCTGGATGATGAAATTGGCGAAACCACGGTGTATCTGAGGCTTGGGGCCAGCTTCTAA